From Pochonia chlamydosporia 170 chromosome Unknown PCv3seq00019, whole genome shotgun sequence:
CCAAGCAGAGGTCATAAAAGAGGTGATTCATGAATACAACCTCCAGAATCGTGTTGGTTATTTTGTTACAGACAACGcttctaataataatacCGCTATCGACGCCCTCGTCGCCTGTTTCCTCCCTCACCTTACACCAAAGCAACGACTTGGCCGACGTCTACGCTGCCTTGGCCACGTTATTAACCTCTCTGCCAAAGCCTTCTTATATGGTACAGAATTCAATGCTTTTGAGAAGGATGCCGAGGCGTTTAAAGAACAGTCATCACTGCTGAGGGAGCTACAACTTTGGAGGAAACGAGGTCCCGTTGGCAAGCTGCACAACGTAGTAACCTTCATTTGTCGATCACCTCAACGGCGAGAGAAATTTGCGAATATAAGGAGTCAGTCCGAAGACTTTGCTACCGAATTCGACGGCCTGAAGCTAGTGGTTGACAACGCAGCTCGATGGAACTCCCTTTACCTAATGATCGAGCGCGCTCTCAAGCTAAGAGACCGTATTGATCGCTTTTGTATCGATCATGCGGAATCCATGCACGGTTCATCTAATAAGAAGGCGCAGTCGACGGAGGAATATGAATCCTTACTCAAGCATGACTCACTGACCGCTGACGACTGGGCGGTTTTGACTGAGATCGTAGCCTTCCTAGAGAAGTTCTACACCCTTACAAAGCGCGCGGAGGGGAGCAAATTGTCGTCTGATCGAGGCGTATTGTCTGACTATATGACCATCCTCAATATCCTTTTGAAGCATGTCCGGGAGTACCGTGACGACTTTAATTTCAGAGCCGAAAATCCAGATCTAACCTCTCCTGGCATCCGCCAACTCTGTGCATGTATCGTCAATTGCTGGACGAAGCTGGATGAGTACTTTGCAATGGTCAATGATACGCCGGCCCACTACGCTGCTATCGTGACGAATCCTCAAATGAAGTGGAAGTACTTTGAGAGGCAGTAGAAGGACGCGCACCTTTGGAAGGATGCCACCGACCCTGAATCCTGGCTTCCGGGCGGCAAAAGCGCACTAAATTCGCTCTGGGAGGAGTACAAAAACCTACCCGTTGCAGGACCGTCTGTCGGCTCTAAGAGGGCCAGGACTCCGGATGATTTCGAGCTTGAAACAGATATGACCCAGTGggagaggaagaaatggatgaGCTCGAAACCTGGCTTTCCATGAAGGCTTTTAAGCTTGGTGCTGACGATACTCTTCCAGTTTATTGGTTACGGCAATCTAAACAGCCTGCAACTCAGCGGATAGCACAAATGGGTTTCGACATGGCCTCAATTCCCGCAATGTCCAGTGACTGTGAACGGGTGTTTTCTCAGGGCAAGCTTATGATTACTGGACAAAGAAATCGTCTCAAACCAGACATTATTGAGGCTACGCAGTGCCTACGGATGTGGCTTATTTTGGAGAAAAAAGCCTTGGGATCTTGGAAAGGGAGGGGCAATTGGAAAACTCCACTTGAGTTGTATAATATCTCGGAATAGCTTCGTTTTCGGCAACAAATTTTCTACGACTAAGCAAGCCTGCCCAAGCCTAAACAAAATCACAACCTTGTCTAGGCCTGCCTGGATAAATTTATTTTTGTGTGAGCCTGCCTTGGCCTCGCCTGGAGTTAAGAGGTTGCCTGCCTTGATATGACCCCAGGCTGAGGCTAGGCGGGGCTTTTGAATACACTGCTCATCCCTACAACGCAATTACGTCATGCGCTACGGCATCGGTATCAAGGTTAATTAGTTAGAGTGATGAAAGATAAAATAATTTAGTCCAGTGGTATTTACAAATAGAAAGCCATGTACTTGTGGACTGTACATCCAGCTAAGCCGAACCATTGTCTCAATATCAAAATGAGACTATAATTAAGAGCAGTGctattcgcacagatacaaatctctatttgcacagatatgtgtctcacttttgactcaccTAACCCACCCTGGTCACCATTAGGAATGTTGCGCAGTGCAGGCGGAAAGTTACAaactggtggcatcaacttgATCACGACAGCACGCACAGCGACATACACAGTGACACGTACGACGACACACTGCGAAACACACGGGTTAACCAGATCATTGAAACCCTTAAATCAATTTAATTATCATATTTCTATGGAATGCCTGGGTTGTGAAGCATCACGACGACGAAGTGTCCTGTCGGATTCGTGTCCCTGACCCATGAGTGCCgccctccctcctcctctctgTGGCGATATTTCAGTCTTTAAACCTCGGTTTTTACCGTAAGTTATCATAAAAATTATGTCGTTACAGCCGATCGAAAACCTGGGATGATAATACAGCTCTCGGCTGACGACTCTCGTGACTCTTGGACCTGGTTTGCTGGCGACCTCTCGGCCTGTGATGCTTCCACACGACTTCGTCCTACCGCCCCGCCACGAACTCGTCGACGCTTATTTCCTCGCGACGATTGAGACGCATGTGACTGTAGCTCATCAAGTTCGAACTGAGAGCAGTCACGGCGAAGGCTCGCGTTTAATCGGCGCGAAAGTCTGGTGATATCCGGGTTTTTGATACGGAGAGTCAATGCTCTACTAAATGACAAACTACGAACGATTTCCTTTATGATTGGAGTTCATGGCTCACCGGCTCAGGATAACCTCTACGACTCTCAAAGTGACAATCGGGCGCAGCATCCGGCGCCTGTCTTCCGTACTCGATTCCTATGTTCACTCAATAGGTGCCCTGACACCAACTCCGCCACCCCACCCTGGTAGCAAATCCCGAGCTAACTTCCCGACAAAACCAGCGATGGGGAAGGTCCCCGGCCAGCCCGCGAGTCCATGCAATGTTCTTAGACAGCTTACCCGTCGTACTGCCTCAACGACAAGCACTCGGCGGCTGCTTTTTCGGAACAAGCGCAACTAAAAGGCAGCGTCTGACCAAATGGCCCGGCATTaagcttgtccttggctCCAGTAGGTCCGATGCAAGTCTTTTGGCCAATCACGTCAGATCTGAGGTTCCTGTGGACATGACAAGATTAAAATACTGTATATGTAACATGGGTTGATAGTTGCCCCCATCCAGCAATCAggagctgttgctgctgtccgAGGAGGTTTTAACGCCGGAGTACTAATAGAATGGCTCGTCCGTGGCGCCCGTAATCCTTCCTGGAGAGCTGACGACGCCTCACTACGCAAAAACGCTCGCAGATCACTCTATCCAAATCTCTAAGCCACACCGCTCACAATAGATCCAAAAACCCGTGCGCAAAGCGGGGCTACGAAGATAAAACGATCAAGCAACCAGGTCGGACCTGGGGTAGTGTAGCCAGACTAATCGAGTGTGGGCGTTAGGCAATCTACCCCTCGGACGGTCGCCGTGCACTCATGACCAGACCTTTGATCGACATCCTCGGGAAATAACAAGCGCACGGGACAACAACCTATTGCACCCCCGACACAGACCAAATTGCAAAAGTGAGCCGCCACGTGCAAATCAAACGGGTTCCCACAGTTGATACTGTGAACCGAAGAGGTGGCCTTGCAGCTGAGCCACACTCGGAGTGCCGGGCTTTCCCTAATTATAGACCAGGTGGGGGTGTTCCATTTAGCAATCTTCCCTCAAAAGGCTCCCGAAGTCTATTGCTTGCATGCCGCTTGCGCTCGTTTGTCCATACTTCAGCAGAGGGTCTTTTCCCCAACCTTTCCCACTCGCCGCTAGGCGCAACCGCGCCAGCGTCCCACGCCAGCGGCGCCCCAATAACCTTCATGAGTTTTAGCCGCCAATTTCGTGCTTCACCTGGGTGGTCTTATTTAACCTCCGCGGACGACTACGTGGCGTCCTCTTCGTCCGAAAATCAGAGAAGTTGCCTACTACTCGTGCCATCCCCCACATTATTTGGAACTCCCGAGCTCGCACTATCTAAGGATCAGGGTTCATGTTGCCGACTCAAGTTCCTCTCCCTCTGGGGAATATTATTCCGTGGCTGAGTGTCATCTTGCGCTCGCTTATGAGAGGCAATGTGTGACGCTTCGGAGCTCGATCAGCAGCAATGTCAGTTTGGGGATGGTTGCATCTAgcgacaagtcagcttcgGGGTGTGGGAGAGTGGTGTTGGGACCTGGTGATAGTCAGTGATGTACGTGATCTGACTGGCAAACACATCGGATTGCTGAACACAGCATACCTTCACCAAAAGGCTCCGGGAAGCCAGTGTCCCTGGACTGGCGTTGTGTCTTGGTTGGGTTTGTGGCAGACGTGACTGAGTTTTGTGGATTAGCCAGAGCATCCGCAACTATGCTCCTATTACGGGCCTTCTGGTATGCCCATGATGACCTGGAATACATAATTGGAGCTCCGCAAATTACGAGGCATTGAATTCACTGAACGACGTTGCGAGCTCCTGTAAAGTTCGATGCAACAACGGGTACGGGGGCACATAACGCATTTATCGTTGGTAAAGCTCCTTCAACAGACAACAACTGGCAAATCCTAGTCGTTCCATACCCCGAGCCCTGCGACAGGGACATTGATAGAGAAACGTGGACTCAACTAAGCCTGTTGTGGACTATAAAGTATGTCTAACTTAACAACTGTCCTTTGGTCCAATGGGAGGATGC
This genomic window contains:
- a CDS encoding transposase-like protein (similar to Beauveria bassiana ARSEF 2860 XP_008599528.1): MEAFNKRKKHLKEVLARSASKIHFSFDLWTSPNHLALLGVVAHFIDEFGQNQSILIAIRQLHGSHSGENQAEVIKEVIHEYNLQNRVGYFVTDNASNNNTAIDALVACFLPHLTPKQRLGRRLRCLGHVINLSAKAFLYGTEFNAFEKDAEAFKEQSSLLRELQLWRKRGPVGKLHNVVTFICRSPQRREKFANIRSQSEDFATEFDGLKLVVDNAARWNSLYLMIERALKLRDRIDRFCIDHAESMHGSSNKKAQSTEEYESLLKHDSLTADDWAVLTEIVAFLEKFYTLTKRAEGSKLSSDRGVLSDYMTILNILLKHVREYRDDFNFRAENPDLTSPGIRQLCACIVNCWTKLDEYFAMVNDTPAHYAAIVTNPQMKWKYFERQ